Proteins encoded together in one Terriglobia bacterium window:
- a CDS encoding HEAT repeat domain-containing protein gives MFDFFKRGQSPSQRQIDKLVKRLTEEQGERGPREEAAMRLAEWGTPDALYALLKRFTMSSKTLSEDIDEKRVVVRMLVEKGHDAVEPILRFVSSHHNVEWPIQALSEILPREELVPKLVGALEKVAAGSEFTPPQHKSDLIRAMRGHVTPEIAAVLGRFMADDDDDVRIAAIDALSEVGEEMREPLIEAFLQAEERPRIRIKIAEIFADHDWPVKGYRPRIEETLPEGFHLSAKGLIRRR, from the coding sequence ATGTTCGACTTTTTCAAACGCGGTCAATCGCCATCCCAGAGACAAATCGACAAGCTCGTCAAGCGGCTCACCGAAGAGCAGGGTGAACGCGGGCCACGCGAGGAAGCCGCAATGCGCCTCGCTGAATGGGGAACGCCGGATGCGCTTTATGCGCTTCTGAAACGTTTTACGATGTCCAGCAAAACACTTTCCGAGGACATCGACGAAAAGCGCGTCGTGGTCCGGATGCTGGTCGAGAAGGGTCATGATGCGGTCGAGCCTATCCTCCGCTTTGTCAGTTCCCACCATAATGTCGAGTGGCCTATTCAGGCGCTTTCCGAAATCCTTCCCCGGGAAGAGCTGGTTCCGAAGCTGGTCGGCGCACTCGAAAAGGTTGCGGCCGGCAGCGAATTCACCCCGCCCCAACACAAATCGGATTTGATCCGCGCGATGCGAGGGCATGTCACGCCGGAAATTGCGGCCGTGTTGGGCCGGTTCATGGCGGACGATGACGACGACGTTCGCATTGCGGCAATCGATGCCTTGTCCGAAGTCGGAGAAGAGATGCGCGAGCCGCTGATCGAAGCATTTCTCCAGGCCGAAGAGCGGCCGCGGATCCGGATCAAGATCGCAGAAATATTTGCGGATCATGACTGGCCTGTGAAAGGATACCGGCCGAGGATCGAAGAAACACTGCCGGAAGGATTCCACCTCTCCGCGAAAGGACTGATTCGGAGGAGATAG